The Macaca fascicularis isolate 582-1 chromosome 12, T2T-MFA8v1.1 genome has a segment encoding these proteins:
- the NIFK gene encoding MKI67 FHA domain-interacting nucleolar phosphoprotein isoform X2 — MPPEKVHKELFKDWNIPFKQPSHPSVKRYNRNRTLTQKLRMEERFKKKERLLRKKLAKKGIDYDFPSLILQKTEGVSKTNRQTSTKGQVLRKKKKKVLGTPNVPEKTVDSQGPTPVCTPTFLERRKSEVAELNDDDKDNEIVFKQPISCVKEEIQETQTPTHSRKKRRRKSNQ, encoded by the exons ATGCCACCTGAAAAAGTACATAAAGAACTCTTTAAAGACTGGAATATTCCATTTAAGCAGCCATCACATCCATCAGTGAAACGGTATAATCGGAATCGGACACTAACACAAAAGCTACGGATGGAGGAgcgatttaaaaagaaagaaagattactTAGGAAGAAATTAGCCAAAAAAGGAATTGATTATGATTTTCCTTCCTTG ATTTTGCAGAAAACGGAAGGTGTTTCAAAAACTAATCGTCAGACGTCCACGAAAGGCCAG gttttacgtaagaagaagaaaaaagttttaggTACTCCCAACGTTCCTGAGAAGACTGTGGATAGCCAG GGCCCCACACCAGTTTGTACACCAACATTTTTGGAGAGGAGAAAATCTGAAGTGGCTGAACTGAATGATGATGATAAAGATAATGAAATAGTTTTCAAACAGCCCATATCCTgtgtaaaagaagaaatacaagagaCTCAAACACCTACACATTCACGGAAAAAAAGACGAAGAAAAAGCAATCAGTGA